The Chitinophaga sp. H8 genome contains a region encoding:
- a CDS encoding DUF4382 domain-containing protein, translating to MKSYLRKWSMPLAFLTFVLLIVHACRKDESASQTTPPGKQKVSLFLSDDPGYFDKVLLDIRKVEVLVDTCSHDGDNDDWDDKDRCWWDEDRRDDHDRRDKDTCNVWDSLAIRPGVYDLLTLRNGTDTLLANGLVTKGSLKQIRITIGDQNSLVKDSISYPLKALKGQSKIIVRVRHNEWDELSPDNLRLWLDFDIQRSIIQVRHGQFILRPYITVFTILKMGSLSGRVTPMEAFPVISVFNNTDTLYALPWRGGEFKVRGIKTGSYSVFVNASNGYQDTTLTDVKIDRGKDTQLGTITLHK from the coding sequence ATGAAAAGCTACCTCAGAAAATGGAGTATGCCACTGGCGTTTCTCACGTTTGTGCTGCTCATTGTACACGCTTGCAGAAAAGATGAGTCTGCCTCACAAACCACCCCACCCGGAAAACAAAAAGTAAGCCTTTTTCTGTCAGATGATCCTGGTTATTTTGACAAGGTATTGCTTGACATCCGTAAAGTGGAAGTGCTGGTAGACACCTGTTCACATGACGGTGACAATGATGATTGGGACGATAAAGACCGCTGCTGGTGGGACGAAGATCGTCGTGATGATCATGATCGCCGTGATAAAGACACCTGTAATGTGTGGGATTCCCTGGCTATCAGACCAGGTGTGTATGACTTGTTAACCCTGCGCAATGGTACCGATACGTTACTGGCAAATGGCCTCGTAACCAAAGGCTCCCTGAAGCAAATCCGTATTACGATAGGCGACCAGAATTCATTGGTCAAAGACAGCATCTCCTATCCGCTGAAAGCGCTCAAAGGACAGTCCAAAATTATTGTAAGGGTACGGCATAACGAATGGGATGAGTTGTCGCCGGATAACCTGCGCCTGTGGCTCGACTTTGATATCCAACGTTCCATTATCCAGGTAAGACACGGGCAGTTTATTCTGCGTCCTTACATCACCGTGTTTACTATCCTGAAAATGGGAAGCCTTTCCGGAAGGGTTACTCCTATGGAGGCCTTCCCGGTAATTTCTGTGTTTAATAACACCGATACTTTGTATGCCCTGCCATGGAGAGGCGGAGAATTTAAAGTACGTGGTATTAAAACAGGCAGCTATAGTGTATTTGTAAATGCATCCAATGGCTACCAGGACACAACGCTCACCGATGTGAAAATAGACAGGGGAAAAGATACGCAGCTCGGCACGATTACATTGCATAAATAG
- a CDS encoding tetratricopeptide repeat protein translates to MAMHEIETLVEMSVYCLDKSSPSSPDCRSLFYNLYCLQEQFDTGFTHFRVMDILIKHRFVYTLPITDHPAYPKNKAYFDQLAAAQKFSFIYEFPQKKWDSDHNPVAGYASFDQAQSTYLLYADAGSILWKSLVDSKKLQGKDARPPQVIPVTTLALIIAKAAAAQQDKALLAMWYQLIPYIIMQEDEEDDMAANTDLKAVLDLVVSNEAIFAEGLPPADELPDGGSFGDFCQWWYAPALGLMKATADEEPEINLDEIPFSEKVEKSAAWYEREVARILQEVNTAIAELEDQGGNEQLQASIDGQLKTALEYAAQGLTLAPNDTGLLVNQGSAWMLLQQYEKALACYDAALANAPENAFVHLNRAILFFHMDRFPQAAAAFEQTLALEPENEFAQQWLQYLKNEKLG, encoded by the coding sequence ATGGCTATGCATGAAATTGAAACACTGGTAGAAATGTCCGTTTATTGCCTGGACAAAAGTTCACCTTCCTCTCCTGACTGCAGAAGCCTTTTTTATAACCTGTATTGCCTGCAGGAACAATTTGATACGGGCTTCACCCATTTCCGGGTCATGGATATCCTGATCAAACACCGCTTTGTTTACACCTTACCTATTACCGATCACCCCGCTTACCCCAAAAACAAAGCCTATTTTGACCAACTGGCAGCTGCTCAGAAGTTTAGCTTTATATATGAATTCCCTCAGAAAAAATGGGACAGCGATCATAACCCTGTGGCCGGTTATGCCAGTTTTGACCAGGCTCAATCCACCTACCTCCTTTATGCAGACGCCGGCAGTATACTCTGGAAAAGCCTGGTAGACAGCAAAAAACTGCAGGGTAAAGATGCCCGGCCTCCACAGGTAATACCTGTTACTACTTTGGCCCTTATAATAGCAAAAGCGGCAGCCGCGCAGCAGGATAAAGCCTTATTAGCCATGTGGTACCAGCTGATACCTTACATTATCATGCAGGAAGATGAGGAGGATGATATGGCTGCCAATACTGACCTGAAAGCAGTATTGGACCTGGTAGTAAGCAATGAGGCCATTTTTGCGGAAGGGCTGCCTCCAGCAGATGAGCTTCCGGATGGCGGTTCTTTTGGCGACTTTTGTCAATGGTGGTATGCACCGGCCCTGGGTTTGATGAAAGCTACCGCTGATGAAGAACCGGAGATCAATCTGGATGAAATACCATTTTCAGAAAAGGTAGAAAAAAGTGCGGCCTGGTATGAGCGGGAAGTTGCGCGGATTTTGCAGGAAGTGAACACCGCAATTGCCGAACTGGAAGATCAGGGAGGGAATGAACAGCTGCAGGCAAGTATAGACGGCCAACTGAAAACAGCGCTGGAATATGCGGCACAGGGCTTAACGCTTGCACCAAATGATACGGGTTTGTTAGTCAATCAGGGCTCTGCCTGGATGTTGCTCCAACAATATGAAAAAGCACTGGCCTGCTATGATGCTGCACTGGCCAACGCGCCTGAAAATGCTTTTGTGCACCTGAACAGGGCCATCCTGTTTTTCCATATGGACCGGTTTCCTCAGGCTGCAGCTGCTTTTGAACAAACATTGGCGCTGGAACCGGAGAATGAATTTGCACAGCAATGGCTGCAATATCTTAAAAATGAAAAGCTGGGGTAA